TTTTTCCGCCAAGTCATTGCGACGCCCTGGCCCAGCGCCATTATGAGCTGGCCATTAATCTGAGCAGCCGGCCGCAGGCTCTGGACTGCCAGGCGCGGCTCAAGGCGGCCCGCAAACTTGGCCCGGAACTGCTGGCAAAAAACAGCGTGCCCGGCGGGTTCAGCAATCAGCATGTTCGCGGCTACTGGCAGTTGTACCGGGCCGCCCTGACGCAAAACAACTGGAACAATGCATTCCACTGGGCAGACCTGCACCTGCTGGATCTTTTCACACACCCCAACCTGTCGGGGGTAGCACACCCACGGGCAAAGGCTGCCGGTACGCGGCGCGTGGGGCTGGTGCTTGGCGCGAGTGAAGCGGCCAAACGGCCAGACGTCGATTTTTGGGCACGGCTGGTGCGGCGTCTGGCTGCGGAAGGCGTCCTGCCGCTGCTTCTTGGCGGCCCCGCAGAACAGGAAATGGGACGCGAAGTGGCCCGTAAAGCCGGACTGCGCGGCGCTGACCTGTGCGGACGCCTGTCTCTCAAAGACCTTGCGGCGCTCATGCGCACACTGGATCTGTGCGTCACCCCTGATACTGGGCCCATGCATCTGGCGGATATGACAGGCGTACCGGTGCTTAACCTTTCAATGGGGCCGGTACATGCCCGTGAAACGGGCCCATTGTCTCCGGGGCAGTATGTACTGCGCGCCGCCATGAGCTGCGTCGGCTGCTGGCAGTGCCACCGCAGCCAGCTTTTTTGCAAGCAGGCTTTCACGCCCCCCGGTGTGGCGGCCCTGATTATGAGCCTGCTGCACTCTTCCGGGCGCCCGGCTGTGCCGCCGGGTCTGGCCCTGTCCCGTACGGGCCGCGATGCCAGGGGGCTGCACAGCCTTGAACGGCTGGAGGCTCCGGCAGAAAAAAGTTGCCGCCCGCTGCTGGAAGATTTCTGGCAGGCCGTCTTTCTTTTCCTCTATGACCCCGACCAGCGCGGGTTACTGGTGCAGAGGTTCGAAACGCTGCATACCGCCTTTCCTCTTGTGACCAAAAGCATTGCCATGGGCCTTGCCGCGCTGTGCGGCCAGTGCGCGCAACATCTCAGGATGTCCGGATCTGTCTTGCCGGGCGGCTTCTGGCGTTCTCAGCCGCCTGCCATACGTCTTTTTACCGGCTACATTCATATGCGCTTGCAGAATGATGGCTATTCTTCCCAAGCCTGGAACAACGCGCTGAAAACTCTGGATGAAATCAGCTCCTTTTTCACCCGCTTGCCCTGAAAATTGTTCCTTTTCCGCCAACATGCGCCGTGCTTGCGGCCCTGTCCTCTCCCCCCCAATTCCGGCAATACTTGCCTTTTCCTTCAAACGCCATAAAACATAACATACCAATATTATTATTTTTATATTTTGGAACACTCTTTGAATGGGAAGGACATCAAGGAGTGCACGATGCAGATTATTCCCACAAGCGCCGGATCATTTGATTCCTTCATCAGCAGCACCAAGGAAGACTCTTCCTTTGCTGACTTTTTCGCTTCTGTGCATGACGCTATCAACAGCATGCAAGAAGGTGAAAACGTCTCGGTTAGTTCAGCGCTTGAGGAAGAGCAGCCCGCAGCCGCTGCGCCCAAGGTACAGAGTCCCTACAGCCGCGCCACTACCAATGGCGTAACATATACTCTTGATGAGGTGTGCTTCACCAAGCAGGAACTGACGCAGCTGCGCTACGACCTTGTGAAGGCCGGAGCGCCAGAAACCGCCCTGAAAAAGCTTGAT
Above is a genomic segment from Desulfovibrio sp. containing:
- a CDS encoding glycosyltransferase family 9 protein, whose protein sequence is MSADPILVLQMHRMGDLILTLPLLLHLLRHRPEHELWVTAEPQFFQGLMPLLPNVVFFPPSHCDALAQRHYELAINLSSRPQALDCQARLKAARKLGPELLAKNSVPGGFSNQHVRGYWQLYRAALTQNNWNNAFHWADLHLLDLFTHPNLSGVAHPRAKAAGTRRVGLVLGASEAAKRPDVDFWARLVRRLAAEGVLPLLLGGPAEQEMGREVARKAGLRGADLCGRLSLKDLAALMRTLDLCVTPDTGPMHLADMTGVPVLNLSMGPVHARETGPLSPGQYVLRAAMSCVGCWQCHRSQLFCKQAFTPPGVAALIMSLLHSSGRPAVPPGLALSRTGRDARGLHSLERLEAPAEKSCRPLLEDFWQAVFLFLYDPDQRGLLVQRFETLHTAFPLVTKSIAMGLAALCGQCAQHLRMSGSVLPGGFWRSQPPAIRLFTGYIHMRLQNDGYSSQAWNNALKTLDEISSFFTRLP